The following proteins are encoded in a genomic region of Rattus rattus isolate New Zealand chromosome 2, Rrattus_CSIRO_v1, whole genome shotgun sequence:
- the Bnc1 gene encoding zinc finger protein basonuclin-1 isoform X2, which translates to MRCRNMFFSFKASLCGCGAATSLSLTAIGCTLNCSCQSFKPGKINHRQCEQCRHGWVAHALSKLRIPPVYPTSQVEIVQSNVVFDISSLMLYGTQAIPVRLKILLDRLFSVLKQDEVLQILHALDWTLQDYIRGYVLQDASGKVLDHWSIMTSEEEVATLQQFLRFGETKSIVELMAIQEKEEQSIVIPPATANVDIRAFIESCGHRSANLPTPVDKGNPSSMHPFENLISNMTFMLPFQFFNPLPPALIGSLPEQYVLEQGQDQSRDPKQELHGPFSDSGFLTSTPFQVEKEQCLSCPDAVTQKEDSAHLSDSSSYSIASKLERTQLSPEAKMKPERNSLSAKKGRVFCTACEKTFYDKGTLKIHYNAVHLKIKHKCTIEGCNMVFSSLRSRNRHSANPNPRLHMPMNRNNRDKDLRNSLNLASSETYKRPGFTVMSPDCGPLPGYTGSVEDSKGQPAFSSIGQNGVLFPNLKTVQPVLPFYRSPATPAELANTPGMLPSLPLISSSIPEQLVSTDVPFDALPKKKSRKSSMPIKIEKEAVEIADEKRHSLSSDDDVPLQVVSEDEPEDSSPQSDRVPEEQRTQLGLEEPLPQGERACHLESVIEPHGAISRTLEQTTLTEREAEQKVALSSVMPREVEHDGHERHFTPGLGPQIPFPDYMELQQRLLAGGLFGALSNRGMAFPFLEESKELGHLSEHALVRQKEETRFQCDICKKTFKNACSMKTHEKSTHARETHACTVDGCGAAFLSRRSRDRHSSNLSLHQKVLNEEALETSEDHFRAAYLLQDVAKEAYQDVAFTPQASQTSVIFKGTSGMGSLVYPISQVHSASLESYNSGPPSEGTILDLSTTSSMKSESSSHSSWDSDGVSEEGTALMEDSDGNCEGQSLVSAEDEYPICVLMEKADQSLASLPSGLPITCHLCQKIYSNKGTFRAHYKTVHLRQLHKCKVPGCNTMFSSVRSRNRHSQNPNLHKSLASSPGHLQ; encoded by the exons GCTATCGGCTGTACTCTGAACTGCAGTTGCCAAAGCTTCAAACCTGGGAAGATAAACCACCGTCAGTGTGAACAGTGCAGGCATGGATGGGTGGCTCATG CTCTAAGTAAGCTGAGGATTCCCCCCGTGTATCCGACAAGCCAAGTGGAAATTGTCCAGTCCAATGTGGTGTTTGATATTAGCAGCCTTATGCTCTATGGAACCCAAGCTATCCCTGTTCGCCTGAAAATCCTACTGGACCGGCTCTTCAGCGTGCTGAAGCAAGATGAGGTTCTACAGATCCTCCATGCCCTGGACTGGACACTTCAGGATTACATCCGTGGATATGTGTTACAG GATGCCTCAGGGAAGGTGTTGGATCACTGGAGCATCATGACCagtgaggaggaagtggccacCTTGCAGCAGTTTCTTCGTTTTGGAGAGACCAAGTCTATAGTTGAGCTCATGGCAatccaagagaaagaagagcagtCTATCGTCATTCCACCCGCCACAGCAAACGTAGACATCAGGGCTTTCATCGAGAGCTGCGGCCACAGGAGTGCCAACCTCCCCACTCCGGTGGACAAAGGAAACCCCAGCAGCATGCACCCTTTTGAGAACCTTATAAGCAACATGACGTTCATGTTGCCTTTCCAGTTCTTcaaccctctgcctcctgctctgaTAGGGTCGCTGCCTGAACAGTACGTGCTGGAGCAGGGTCAGGACCAAAGCCGGGACCCCAAGCAGGAGCTTCATGGGCCCTTTTCTGACAGCGGCTTCTTAACTTCCACCCCGTTTCAGGTTGAAAAGGAACAGTGTCTAAGCTGTCCAGATGCTGTCACCCAGAAGGAAGACAGTGCCCACTTAAGTGACTCCAGCTCCTACAGCATTGCCAGTAAGCTCGAAAGGACACAGCTGTCCCCTGAGGCCAAAATGAAGCCTGAGAGGAACAGCCTGAGTGCTAAGAAGGGCCGGGTGTTCTGCACCGCATGCGAGAAGACATTCTATGACAAAGGCACTCTCAAGATCCACTACAATGCCGTCCACCTGAAGATCAAGCATAAGTGCACTATCGAAGGGTGCAACATGGTGTTCAGCTCCCTGAGGAGCCGGAACCGACACAGCGCCAACCCCAACCCTCGCCTGCACATGCCAATGAACAGAAACAACCGGGACAAAGATCTCAGGAACAGCCTGAACCTGGCAAGCTCTGAGACCTACAAGCGTCCAGGTTTCACAGTGATGTCTCCAGACTGTGGGCCCCTCCCTGGCTACACTGGTTCAGTGGAGGACTCCAAAGGCCAACCAGCTTTCTCAAGCATTGGGCAAAATGGTGTGcttttccccaacctaaagactGTCCAGCCAGTCCTTCCTTTCTACCGCAGTCCAGCTACTCCCGCGGAACTGGCAAACACACCCGGCATgctgccttctctccctctgatCTCCTCCTCAATCCCAGAACAGCTGGTTTCCACAGACGTGCCATTTGATGCTCTTCCCAAGAAGAAGTCCCGGAAGTCCAGTATGCCCATCAAGATAGAGAAAGAAGCTGTGGAAATAGCTGATGAGAAGAGACACAGTCTCAGCTCAGATGATGACGTGCCCCTGCAGGTAGTCAGCGAAGATGAGCCAGAGGACAGCAGTCCTCAGTCAGACAGAGTGCCTGAGGAGCAGCGGACACAGCTAGGCTTAGAGGAGCCTCTTCCACAGGGAGAAAGAGCCTGCCATCTTGAATCTGTGATTGAGCCACATGGAGCTATCAGCAGAACCCTTGAGCAGACCACGCTCACTGAGAGGGAGGCTGAACAGAAGGTCGCACTGAGTTCAGTGATGCCAAGAGAGGTGGAGCATGATGGTCACGAGCGACATTTCACCCCTGGCCTGGGGCCCCAAATCCCTTTTCCTGACTATATGGAATTGCAGCAGCGCCTGCTGGCTGGGGGACTGTTCGGTGCTTTGTCCAACAGGgggatggcttttccttttctggaaGAGTCTAAAGAACTGGGACACCTGAGTGAACATGCACTagtgaggcagaaggaagaaactcGCTTTCAGTGTGACATCTGCAAGAAGACCTTTAAAAACGCTTGCAGCATGAAGACACACGAGAAAAGTACGCATGCCAGAGAGACACACGCGTGCACGGTGGACGGCTGCGGGGCTGCTTTCCTTTccaggaggagcagagacag ACACAGCTCGAACCTAAGCCTCCACCAGAAAGTATTGAATGAAGAAGCGTTGGAGACCAGTGAGGACCATTTTCGTGCAGCTTACCTTCTGCAAGATGTGGCCAAGGAGGCCTATCAGGATGTGGCTTTCACACCACAAGCCTCGCAGACATCTGTCATCTTCAAGGGAACAAGCGGCATGGGCAGTCTGGTTTACCCAATATCCCAAGTTCACAGTGCCAGCCTGGAGAGCTACAACTCCGGGCCCCCTAGCGAGGGCACCATCCTGGATTTGAGCACTACCTCAAGTATGAAGTCAGAGAGCAGCAGCCATTCCTCCTGGGACTCTGACGGGGTGAGCGAGGAAGGTACCGCCCTTATGGAGGACAGTGATGGCAACTGTGAAGGACAGAGCCTTGTCTCTGCAGAAGACGAGTACCCCATCTGTGTCCTGATGGAGAAGGCCGATCAGAGCCTTGCTAGTCTGCCCTCTGGTTTGCCAATAACCTGTCATCTCTGCCAAAAGATATACAGTAACAAAGGGACCTTCAGAGCCCATTACAAAACCGTGCACCTCCGCCAGCTCCATAAGTGCAAAGTACCAGGCTGCAACACGATGTTTTCATCTGTCCGCAGTAGGAACAGACACAGTCAGAATCCCAACCTGCACAAGAGCCTGGCTTCATCTCCAGGCCACCTCCAGTAA
- the Bnc1 gene encoding zinc finger protein basonuclin-1 isoform X1, whose product MRRSPSRGGRGAARAGDARREGRPRSGRRMAEAIGCTLNCSCQSFKPGKINHRQCEQCRHGWVAHALSKLRIPPVYPTSQVEIVQSNVVFDISSLMLYGTQAIPVRLKILLDRLFSVLKQDEVLQILHALDWTLQDYIRGYVLQDASGKVLDHWSIMTSEEEVATLQQFLRFGETKSIVELMAIQEKEEQSIVIPPATANVDIRAFIESCGHRSANLPTPVDKGNPSSMHPFENLISNMTFMLPFQFFNPLPPALIGSLPEQYVLEQGQDQSRDPKQELHGPFSDSGFLTSTPFQVEKEQCLSCPDAVTQKEDSAHLSDSSSYSIASKLERTQLSPEAKMKPERNSLSAKKGRVFCTACEKTFYDKGTLKIHYNAVHLKIKHKCTIEGCNMVFSSLRSRNRHSANPNPRLHMPMNRNNRDKDLRNSLNLASSETYKRPGFTVMSPDCGPLPGYTGSVEDSKGQPAFSSIGQNGVLFPNLKTVQPVLPFYRSPATPAELANTPGMLPSLPLISSSIPEQLVSTDVPFDALPKKKSRKSSMPIKIEKEAVEIADEKRHSLSSDDDVPLQVVSEDEPEDSSPQSDRVPEEQRTQLGLEEPLPQGERACHLESVIEPHGAISRTLEQTTLTEREAEQKVALSSVMPREVEHDGHERHFTPGLGPQIPFPDYMELQQRLLAGGLFGALSNRGMAFPFLEESKELGHLSEHALVRQKEETRFQCDICKKTFKNACSMKTHEKSTHARETHACTVDGCGAAFLSRRSRDRHSSNLSLHQKVLNEEALETSEDHFRAAYLLQDVAKEAYQDVAFTPQASQTSVIFKGTSGMGSLVYPISQVHSASLESYNSGPPSEGTILDLSTTSSMKSESSSHSSWDSDGVSEEGTALMEDSDGNCEGQSLVSAEDEYPICVLMEKADQSLASLPSGLPITCHLCQKIYSNKGTFRAHYKTVHLRQLHKCKVPGCNTMFSSVRSRNRHSQNPNLHKSLASSPGHLQ is encoded by the exons GCTATCGGCTGTACTCTGAACTGCAGTTGCCAAAGCTTCAAACCTGGGAAGATAAACCACCGTCAGTGTGAACAGTGCAGGCATGGATGGGTGGCTCATG CTCTAAGTAAGCTGAGGATTCCCCCCGTGTATCCGACAAGCCAAGTGGAAATTGTCCAGTCCAATGTGGTGTTTGATATTAGCAGCCTTATGCTCTATGGAACCCAAGCTATCCCTGTTCGCCTGAAAATCCTACTGGACCGGCTCTTCAGCGTGCTGAAGCAAGATGAGGTTCTACAGATCCTCCATGCCCTGGACTGGACACTTCAGGATTACATCCGTGGATATGTGTTACAG GATGCCTCAGGGAAGGTGTTGGATCACTGGAGCATCATGACCagtgaggaggaagtggccacCTTGCAGCAGTTTCTTCGTTTTGGAGAGACCAAGTCTATAGTTGAGCTCATGGCAatccaagagaaagaagagcagtCTATCGTCATTCCACCCGCCACAGCAAACGTAGACATCAGGGCTTTCATCGAGAGCTGCGGCCACAGGAGTGCCAACCTCCCCACTCCGGTGGACAAAGGAAACCCCAGCAGCATGCACCCTTTTGAGAACCTTATAAGCAACATGACGTTCATGTTGCCTTTCCAGTTCTTcaaccctctgcctcctgctctgaTAGGGTCGCTGCCTGAACAGTACGTGCTGGAGCAGGGTCAGGACCAAAGCCGGGACCCCAAGCAGGAGCTTCATGGGCCCTTTTCTGACAGCGGCTTCTTAACTTCCACCCCGTTTCAGGTTGAAAAGGAACAGTGTCTAAGCTGTCCAGATGCTGTCACCCAGAAGGAAGACAGTGCCCACTTAAGTGACTCCAGCTCCTACAGCATTGCCAGTAAGCTCGAAAGGACACAGCTGTCCCCTGAGGCCAAAATGAAGCCTGAGAGGAACAGCCTGAGTGCTAAGAAGGGCCGGGTGTTCTGCACCGCATGCGAGAAGACATTCTATGACAAAGGCACTCTCAAGATCCACTACAATGCCGTCCACCTGAAGATCAAGCATAAGTGCACTATCGAAGGGTGCAACATGGTGTTCAGCTCCCTGAGGAGCCGGAACCGACACAGCGCCAACCCCAACCCTCGCCTGCACATGCCAATGAACAGAAACAACCGGGACAAAGATCTCAGGAACAGCCTGAACCTGGCAAGCTCTGAGACCTACAAGCGTCCAGGTTTCACAGTGATGTCTCCAGACTGTGGGCCCCTCCCTGGCTACACTGGTTCAGTGGAGGACTCCAAAGGCCAACCAGCTTTCTCAAGCATTGGGCAAAATGGTGTGcttttccccaacctaaagactGTCCAGCCAGTCCTTCCTTTCTACCGCAGTCCAGCTACTCCCGCGGAACTGGCAAACACACCCGGCATgctgccttctctccctctgatCTCCTCCTCAATCCCAGAACAGCTGGTTTCCACAGACGTGCCATTTGATGCTCTTCCCAAGAAGAAGTCCCGGAAGTCCAGTATGCCCATCAAGATAGAGAAAGAAGCTGTGGAAATAGCTGATGAGAAGAGACACAGTCTCAGCTCAGATGATGACGTGCCCCTGCAGGTAGTCAGCGAAGATGAGCCAGAGGACAGCAGTCCTCAGTCAGACAGAGTGCCTGAGGAGCAGCGGACACAGCTAGGCTTAGAGGAGCCTCTTCCACAGGGAGAAAGAGCCTGCCATCTTGAATCTGTGATTGAGCCACATGGAGCTATCAGCAGAACCCTTGAGCAGACCACGCTCACTGAGAGGGAGGCTGAACAGAAGGTCGCACTGAGTTCAGTGATGCCAAGAGAGGTGGAGCATGATGGTCACGAGCGACATTTCACCCCTGGCCTGGGGCCCCAAATCCCTTTTCCTGACTATATGGAATTGCAGCAGCGCCTGCTGGCTGGGGGACTGTTCGGTGCTTTGTCCAACAGGgggatggcttttccttttctggaaGAGTCTAAAGAACTGGGACACCTGAGTGAACATGCACTagtgaggcagaaggaagaaactcGCTTTCAGTGTGACATCTGCAAGAAGACCTTTAAAAACGCTTGCAGCATGAAGACACACGAGAAAAGTACGCATGCCAGAGAGACACACGCGTGCACGGTGGACGGCTGCGGGGCTGCTTTCCTTTccaggaggagcagagacag ACACAGCTCGAACCTAAGCCTCCACCAGAAAGTATTGAATGAAGAAGCGTTGGAGACCAGTGAGGACCATTTTCGTGCAGCTTACCTTCTGCAAGATGTGGCCAAGGAGGCCTATCAGGATGTGGCTTTCACACCACAAGCCTCGCAGACATCTGTCATCTTCAAGGGAACAAGCGGCATGGGCAGTCTGGTTTACCCAATATCCCAAGTTCACAGTGCCAGCCTGGAGAGCTACAACTCCGGGCCCCCTAGCGAGGGCACCATCCTGGATTTGAGCACTACCTCAAGTATGAAGTCAGAGAGCAGCAGCCATTCCTCCTGGGACTCTGACGGGGTGAGCGAGGAAGGTACCGCCCTTATGGAGGACAGTGATGGCAACTGTGAAGGACAGAGCCTTGTCTCTGCAGAAGACGAGTACCCCATCTGTGTCCTGATGGAGAAGGCCGATCAGAGCCTTGCTAGTCTGCCCTCTGGTTTGCCAATAACCTGTCATCTCTGCCAAAAGATATACAGTAACAAAGGGACCTTCAGAGCCCATTACAAAACCGTGCACCTCCGCCAGCTCCATAAGTGCAAAGTACCAGGCTGCAACACGATGTTTTCATCTGTCCGCAGTAGGAACAGACACAGTCAGAATCCCAACCTGCACAAGAGCCTGGCTTCATCTCCAGGCCACCTCCAGTAA